A window of the Chloroflexi bacterium ADurb.Bin180 genome harbors these coding sequences:
- a CDS encoding Branched-chain amino acid transport protein (AzlD), protein MKTLLIFFGMAAVTYFTRVAMMVALGKELPSILRRWLAYVPAAVLAALVAPAALAPQGRLAWGARGWASALGAWVAWRTRSVFWTILAGLAAFHLLRSLGLD, encoded by the coding sequence GTGAAGACCCTGTTGATCTTTTTCGGTATGGCCGCGGTCACGTACTTTACCAGGGTCGCGATGATGGTCGCTCTGGGCAAGGAGCTGCCATCCATTCTGCGCCGTTGGCTGGCCTATGTTCCCGCTGCCGTTTTGGCGGCTCTGGTCGCGCCGGCCGCCCTGGCCCCGCAGGGGCGCCTGGCCTGGGGCGCCAGGGGCTGGGCCTCGGCCCTCGGCGCGTGGGTGGCCTGGCGCACCCGCAGCGTGTTCTGGACTATCCTGGCCGGTCTGGCGGCGTTTCACCTGCTTCGTTCGCTCGGCCTCGACTGA
- a CDS encoding Sugar-specific transcriptional regulator TrmB, translated as MDLRTDLVRLGFTEYEAKVYLALLRTGPATGYQLSKESGVPRSMVYEALGRLSTRGAVLRTDDPRATLYSPVPPSMLLDRYEDEQHHLIQSLRESLTALYNVQEKGRLWSISGRNSVLAYASRMIAGATAELLLILADQELELLRREVIAAHNRGVSVGALLTGEADLPCGQVGRHPPTESKLQELTETLIVVADGKEALIATTDLDAEATVTSNRNLVLIARQFIWMELFTQRIASHLGAELLVAIPQEDRLVLERFQQNEPR; from the coding sequence ATGGATCTGCGAACGGACCTGGTGCGCCTTGGATTCACCGAGTACGAGGCCAAAGTGTACCTGGCTTTACTGCGCACTGGCCCGGCAACGGGCTACCAGCTCAGCAAAGAGTCGGGCGTGCCGCGCTCGATGGTCTATGAGGCGCTGGGGCGGCTCAGCACCCGTGGTGCCGTGCTGCGCACGGATGATCCTCGCGCCACGCTCTACTCGCCCGTGCCGCCCAGCATGCTGCTGGACCGCTATGAGGATGAGCAGCACCACCTCATTCAGAGTCTACGGGAGAGCCTCACCGCTCTGTACAATGTGCAGGAGAAGGGCCGGCTCTGGTCGATTTCGGGCCGCAACTCGGTGCTGGCCTATGCGTCGCGGATGATCGCCGGCGCCACCGCCGAGCTGCTGCTGATCCTGGCTGACCAGGAACTGGAGTTGCTGCGCAGAGAGGTCATCGCAGCGCACAACCGTGGCGTCAGCGTGGGTGCCCTGTTGACCGGCGAAGCGGACTTGCCCTGCGGGCAGGTGGGACGCCATCCCCCGACCGAGAGCAAACTGCAGGAGCTCACCGAGACACTGATCGTGGTGGCTGACGGCAAAGAGGCCTTGATCGCCACGACCGACCTGGATGCCGAAGCGACGGTGACCTCCAACCGCAACCTGGTGCTCATCGCCCGCCAGTTCATCTGGATGGAGCTTTTTACCCAGCGCATTGCTTCACACCTGGGCGCTGAACTGCTGGTGGCCATTCCCCAGGAGGACCGCCTGGTACTGGAACGTTTTCAGCAGAACGAACCGCGCTAG
- a CDS encoding Calcium-transporting ATPase 1: MTMETPGQEAPGNTAPAPGHQRLAGLTAAEVLERRQRYGENQLPEEKRVSAWTILINQFKSPLVYIILAAALVSLIAREYSDFAIIMAVVVIDAILGSVQEYQAERTYTALKGLLKPAATVIRDGVRSEVPVSELVPDDLIVLTAGEKVPADGLLLEATKVAVEEAILTGESEPVAKAALPDQAAATEAHRVFMGTTVLTGRGLMTVTGTGTHTELGKIASSLHEHVEDETPLQVRLEAFSRTLTRIVAVFTLAILAVGLRMGHGFLEMLRTSIILAVAAVPEGLLIAVTVILVVGMRKILKRNGLVKKLLAVETLGSVTVICTDKTGTLTEGRMRVTRTELEDSQRALETMVLCNNLEGPLELALWEYASAQPELKPQELVDRSTRVAEELFSSETKFMTAHTVLDGQANDYLKGAPEIVLGMCDLSDQRRVEILGQVDQWAGEGLRLLGLAYREHRNLDIHTGYHWLALVAMEDPLREGVVDAVRVAQHAGIQVKMITGDYRRTADRIGRMIGLVRDGDLVLEGADLAAMDDAELARQVPHTAVFARIKPQDKLRIVRALQSSNEITAMIGDGVNDAPALKRANIGVVVGTATDVARESADLILLDSNFRTVVAAVEEGRTIFENIRKVVAYTLSNSFAEVITIFTAMILGWPTPLTVAQILWIHLICDGPSDIVLGFEPKEEGIMDEKPKSIQEPILTRLSASLIGFISIASAVFALTLFRHFWAVHGDAVEGRSIVFASFAINSMIYIFAYRSLRRSMLHTAPLSQNKALILAVIGGLITALLPFSVPALQRLLGIVPLTVDEWALVGGCAVSLLAAVEVAKIISLRIHHQA; encoded by the coding sequence ATGACGATGGAGACACCGGGCCAGGAAGCACCAGGCAACACAGCGCCCGCACCTGGCCACCAACGACTCGCCGGCTTGACCGCCGCCGAGGTCCTGGAGCGACGCCAACGGTACGGCGAGAACCAATTGCCCGAGGAGAAGCGGGTTTCTGCCTGGACGATCCTGATCAATCAGTTCAAGAGCCCACTGGTGTACATCATTCTGGCGGCAGCGCTGGTGTCGCTCATCGCCCGTGAGTACAGTGACTTTGCCATCATTATGGCCGTAGTGGTCATTGATGCCATCCTGGGCTCGGTGCAGGAGTATCAGGCCGAGCGCACCTACACGGCGCTCAAGGGCCTGCTCAAGCCAGCGGCAACCGTCATTCGAGACGGAGTGCGATCAGAGGTGCCGGTCAGCGAGTTGGTCCCTGACGACCTGATAGTGCTGACTGCGGGTGAGAAGGTGCCAGCCGATGGTCTGCTGCTCGAGGCCACCAAGGTGGCGGTCGAAGAAGCCATCTTGACCGGCGAGAGCGAACCGGTGGCCAAAGCCGCGCTGCCCGACCAGGCCGCCGCCACGGAAGCGCACCGTGTCTTTATGGGCACAACGGTCCTCACTGGCCGCGGGCTGATGACGGTCACTGGCACCGGCACACACACCGAGCTGGGTAAAATCGCCAGCAGCCTGCACGAGCACGTTGAAGACGAAACGCCGCTCCAGGTGCGGCTCGAGGCCTTTAGCCGCACTCTGACACGCATCGTGGCTGTGTTCACTCTGGCCATTCTGGCCGTGGGCCTGAGAATGGGCCATGGCTTCCTGGAGATGCTGCGCACGTCGATCATCCTCGCCGTAGCCGCCGTGCCCGAAGGTCTGCTCATCGCCGTGACGGTGATCCTCGTGGTGGGCATGCGCAAAATCCTGAAACGCAATGGTCTGGTCAAAAAGCTCCTGGCGGTCGAGACCCTGGGCTCGGTGACGGTGATCTGTACTGACAAGACCGGCACGCTGACCGAAGGCCGGATGAGGGTTACCCGCACCGAGCTCGAGGATTCTCAGCGCGCCCTGGAGACGATGGTGCTGTGTAACAATCTCGAGGGTCCCCTTGAGCTGGCGCTGTGGGAGTACGCCTCGGCACAACCGGAGCTCAAGCCGCAAGAGTTGGTTGACCGGTCCACCAGGGTGGCCGAAGAGTTGTTCAGCAGCGAAACCAAGTTCATGACCGCTCACACCGTGCTCGACGGGCAGGCCAATGACTATCTCAAGGGTGCGCCAGAGATCGTGCTCGGTATGTGCGATCTCAGCGATCAGCGGAGAGTGGAGATTCTGGGCCAGGTCGATCAGTGGGCCGGCGAGGGCCTGCGTCTGCTGGGGCTGGCCTATCGAGAGCACCGAAATCTCGACATTCACACCGGGTACCACTGGCTGGCGCTGGTGGCCATGGAAGATCCGCTCCGCGAAGGCGTGGTTGACGCGGTGCGCGTTGCCCAGCATGCCGGGATCCAGGTCAAGATGATCACCGGCGATTACCGACGCACCGCCGACCGCATCGGCCGCATGATTGGCCTGGTGCGCGACGGTGACCTCGTGCTGGAAGGTGCCGACCTGGCGGCGATGGACGATGCCGAGCTGGCTCGTCAAGTGCCGCACACGGCGGTCTTTGCCCGCATCAAACCGCAGGACAAGCTGCGCATCGTGCGCGCTCTTCAGTCGTCCAATGAGATCACCGCGATGATCGGTGATGGCGTCAACGACGCGCCGGCGCTCAAGCGAGCCAACATCGGCGTCGTTGTAGGCACGGCCACCGACGTGGCCAGGGAAAGCGCCGACCTGATCCTGCTGGACAGCAACTTTCGCACCGTGGTAGCGGCGGTAGAGGAAGGGCGCACCATCTTTGAGAATATCCGCAAGGTGGTGGCCTACACCCTGTCGAATTCCTTCGCCGAAGTGATCACCATCTTTACTGCCATGATCCTGGGCTGGCCGACGCCGCTCACGGTCGCTCAGATTCTGTGGATCCACCTGATCTGCGATGGTCCCTCGGACATCGTGCTGGGGTTTGAGCCCAAGGAAGAGGGCATCATGGACGAAAAGCCCAAGTCGATCCAAGAGCCGATCCTGACCCGGCTGAGCGCGTCCCTCATCGGCTTTATCAGCATCGCCAGTGCCGTGTTTGCCCTGACTCTCTTCCGGCATTTTTGGGCCGTACACGGCGACGCGGTCGAGGGACGCAGCATCGTGTTCGCCAGCTTTGCCATCAACTCGATGATCTACATCTTTGCCTACCGCAGTCTGCGCCGTAGCATGCTGCACACGGCACCGTTGAGCCAGAACAAGGCATTGATTCTGGCGGTGATCGGCGGACTGATCACCGCTCTGCTGCCCTTCTCTGTTCCGGCTCTGCAGCGGCTGCTGGGGATCGTGCCTTTGACCGTGGATGAGTGGGCCCTGGTAGGGGGATGCGCCGTCTCACTGCTGGCCGCAGTGGAGGTGGCCAAGATCATCAGCCTGCGGATTCATCATCAGGCGTAG
- a CDS encoding Double zinc ribbon, giving the protein MPMIKFVRNHSDQSTERGFQFEFFCDRCGSGFRSPFKASATGMAKEALDAASGLLGGIFGRAADLGDRVHSAAWERAHDQAFNEAAQEAMPHFKQCPRCSSWVCIDSCWNTKRGLCKECAPDLGVEMSAAQASRSVEEVWAHARMSEEDKKLSEGNWRETIRASCPECGKPLATNAKFCPECGAALKKAAHCTECGAKLEPGTKFCPECGAKQ; this is encoded by the coding sequence ATGCCAATGATCAAGTTTGTACGCAACCATAGTGACCAGAGCACCGAGCGGGGCTTTCAGTTCGAGTTCTTCTGTGACCGTTGCGGCAGCGGCTTTCGCAGTCCCTTCAAAGCCTCGGCTACGGGTATGGCCAAAGAGGCACTGGACGCTGCCAGCGGACTACTGGGCGGCATCTTCGGGCGAGCGGCGGACCTGGGCGACCGGGTCCATTCGGCTGCCTGGGAGAGGGCCCACGACCAGGCCTTTAACGAAGCAGCACAGGAGGCAATGCCCCACTTCAAGCAGTGTCCGCGTTGCAGCAGTTGGGTCTGCATCGACTCGTGCTGGAACACCAAACGCGGCCTGTGCAAGGAGTGCGCGCCCGACCTGGGCGTCGAGATGTCAGCGGCTCAGGCCAGCCGGTCCGTTGAAGAAGTCTGGGCGCACGCCAGGATGTCCGAGGAGGACAAGAAGCTGAGCGAGGGCAACTGGCGGGAGACCATCCGGGCTTCTTGCCCGGAGTGCGGCAAGCCCTTGGCCACGAACGCCAAGTTCTGCCCCGAATGTGGCGCCGCGCTGAAGAAGGCGGCGCACTGCACCGAGTGCGGGGCCAAGCTCGAGCCGGGCACCAAGTTCTGCCCCGAGTGTGGCGCCAAACAATAA
- the ddl_1 gene encoding D-alanine--D-alanine ligase, whose translation MDSLRIAVLFYEERTGPAPARDEVVDQVYAALTALGHQPVLLGTNNDVAELVTRLGEIKPDLVFNLCESFGGLDSNEGNITALLALLGIPFTGTGPVGMALRQDKALTKKVLQFHGVNCPGFAIFDIGNLEFSGRMHFPLIVKPMRGDASLGISDASLVRDYAGLIRQITIMHNEHFDAALVEEYIEGREFYVGVLGNESPEALPLVEMDFSRLPPDAPRIYGRAAKFDATSTQYQALNAIIATDLSSELRHSLANAALEAVYALQVRDYARVDIRLSREGKPYVIEVNANPYLEQTSAFAFSALQAGMGYNTLIGRLVEIAWTCARDRAWDKGMACPVKRPPPEKPL comes from the coding sequence GTGGACAGTCTCAGGATTGCGGTTCTGTTCTATGAGGAGCGCACCGGCCCGGCGCCAGCGCGCGACGAGGTCGTGGACCAGGTCTACGCAGCCCTGACCGCGCTCGGCCACCAGCCGGTACTACTGGGGACGAACAACGATGTGGCCGAACTGGTAACCCGTCTGGGCGAGATCAAGCCGGATCTGGTGTTCAACCTCTGCGAGAGCTTTGGCGGCCTGGACTCGAACGAGGGCAACATCACCGCGCTGCTGGCGCTGCTGGGGATTCCCTTCACCGGCACGGGGCCGGTGGGCATGGCCCTGCGCCAGGACAAGGCGTTGACCAAGAAGGTCCTCCAGTTCCACGGGGTCAACTGCCCTGGCTTTGCCATCTTTGACATCGGCAACCTGGAGTTCAGCGGAAGGATGCACTTTCCGCTCATCGTCAAGCCAATGCGCGGTGATGCCTCGCTGGGCATCAGCGATGCGTCGCTGGTCAGAGACTATGCCGGCCTCATCAGGCAGATTACGATCATGCACAACGAGCATTTTGACGCCGCCCTGGTAGAAGAGTACATCGAAGGGCGCGAGTTCTACGTCGGAGTACTGGGCAACGAATCACCCGAGGCACTCCCGCTGGTGGAAATGGATTTCTCGCGGCTGCCGCCAGACGCTCCCCGCATCTATGGCCGGGCGGCCAAGTTCGATGCCACCAGTACCCAGTACCAGGCGCTGAACGCCATTATTGCTACCGACCTCTCGTCAGAGCTGCGGCACAGCTTGGCCAACGCCGCGCTGGAAGCGGTGTACGCATTGCAGGTCCGTGACTATGCCCGGGTGGACATTCGCCTGTCGCGGGAGGGCAAACCCTACGTCATCGAGGTCAACGCCAACCCGTACCTGGAGCAAACGAGCGCCTTTGCCTTTTCCGCTCTGCAAGCGGGAATGGGCTACAACACGCTCATCGGGCGTCTGGTTGAGATTGCGTGGACCTGCGCCAGAGATCGGGCCTGGGACAAGGGCATGGCCTGCCCGGTCAAAAGGCCGCCGCCCGAGAAGCCGCTCTAG
- the alr_1 gene encoding Alanine racemase has protein sequence MYNRVHWAEVNLDNIAYNTRQVKALIGDHCQIAAVIKANGYGHGLLPVARVVLANGASHLAVAWANEGFALRLAGITAPILALGYEPPGMAPEIVANAITPALADLGLAQALSAAVALAGVPPIGVHIKVDTGMGRFGLLPQDVLPFARAVSQIPGLRIEGLFTHYSSADEADLSYTYRQLSIYQQVLRQVEEAGISISIRHGANSAAMMAAPETRLDMVRPGIALYGLQPSSEVRNPLTLRPALTLKSRIAQLHVLPTGSAISYNRTFVTTHPTPVGLVPVGYGDGYRRSLSNKGMVLVRGKRVPIIGRICMDQFMVDLTRVEDARAGDEVVLLGPQGEDEISAQELGAWADTSHYETLTALLPRVPRIYLPR, from the coding sequence ATGTATAACCGCGTCCACTGGGCAGAAGTCAATCTAGACAACATCGCTTACAACACCAGGCAGGTCAAGGCCCTGATTGGTGACCACTGTCAGATCGCCGCCGTAATCAAGGCCAATGGCTACGGCCACGGTTTGCTGCCCGTGGCCCGCGTTGTCCTGGCCAATGGCGCATCACACCTGGCGGTCGCCTGGGCCAACGAGGGGTTTGCGCTGCGTCTGGCCGGAATCACAGCGCCGATCCTGGCCCTGGGCTATGAGCCTCCCGGAATGGCTCCAGAGATCGTTGCCAACGCCATCACTCCCGCTCTGGCTGACCTCGGTCTGGCGCAAGCCCTGTCGGCGGCGGTGGCACTGGCAGGGGTACCGCCGATAGGAGTGCACATCAAGGTCGACACCGGTATGGGACGGTTCGGCCTGCTGCCTCAGGACGTACTGCCCTTTGCGCGCGCGGTGAGTCAGATCCCGGGCCTGCGCATCGAGGGTTTGTTCACCCACTACTCATCGGCTGATGAGGCCGACCTCTCCTATACCTACCGACAGTTGTCTATCTACCAGCAGGTGCTGAGGCAGGTGGAGGAGGCGGGGATCAGCATCAGCATCCGCCACGGTGCCAACAGCGCCGCGATGATGGCCGCACCGGAGACCCGGCTGGATATGGTCCGGCCTGGCATCGCCCTGTACGGCCTGCAGCCTTCGTCGGAGGTCAGAAACCCGCTCACGCTGCGCCCCGCGTTGACCCTCAAGAGCCGCATCGCGCAATTGCACGTGCTGCCAACCGGCTCAGCAATCAGCTACAACCGCACTTTTGTGACCACCCACCCGACACCGGTGGGTCTGGTGCCCGTGGGCTACGGCGATGGCTACAGGCGGAGCCTCTCCAACAAAGGCATGGTGCTGGTGCGGGGTAAGCGGGTGCCGATCATCGGCCGCATCTGCATGGACCAGTTTATGGTCGACCTGACCAGGGTCGAGGACGCCAGGGCCGGCGACGAGGTAGTGCTGCTGGGGCCGCAGGGAGAGGACGAGATCAGCGCTCAAGAACTGGGCGCGTGGGCCGACACCAGCCACTATGAGACGCTCACCGCCCTGCTGCCGCGCGTGCCGCGGATCTACTTGCCCCGCTAG
- a CDS encoding putative FAD-linked oxidoreductase yields the protein MPIHPTTLGFLQNLVGPDRVSVRGADLEAHSHDESFHGPYLPEVVVWPQNAAEISAILRHANEHRIPVTPWCGGSSLEGNPLPVCGGILLDVYRMNQILEVREADLQVVVQPGIVYDELNKRLARYGLFFPPAPGSSDVATIGGMVANNSSGMHAVKYGATKDYVQQLEVVLPDGEIIRCGRPVLKSASGYDLCRLIIGSEGTLGVVTEITLRLRIRPEAVAAVAVFPTMEAAAEAIYRINRYGPMPAALELMDPTIIEIVNAWTHSSLVAAPTLVIEFHGVPAGIEQELELSEETCRDAGCTSFERGIAIAEREKLWHARKQAHEAVKQLNAGCRTEIGDIVVPISRYTEAVAQAYRLASELNVRIATFGHAGDGNLHVEMLSGLNDRQELERAHEFNRRLVTWVLSVGGTCTGEHGVGIGKREFMQAEHGASLALMKRIKGLLDPNGIMNPGKLFPDP from the coding sequence ATGCCAATTCACCCGACTACCCTTGGTTTCCTGCAGAATCTGGTTGGCCCCGACCGCGTTTCGGTGCGCGGCGCGGACCTGGAAGCGCATTCGCACGACGAGTCCTTCCACGGGCCGTACCTGCCCGAAGTGGTGGTGTGGCCGCAGAACGCTGCCGAGATCAGCGCCATTCTCAGGCACGCCAACGAGCACCGCATTCCGGTTACCCCCTGGTGCGGTGGCTCCAGCCTCGAAGGAAACCCGCTGCCGGTGTGCGGGGGAATACTTCTGGATGTGTACCGGATGAACCAGATTCTCGAGGTTCGTGAGGCCGACTTGCAGGTCGTGGTGCAGCCTGGCATTGTTTATGACGAGCTGAACAAACGCCTGGCCAGGTATGGCCTGTTCTTCCCTCCGGCGCCCGGTTCGAGCGATGTGGCGACGATCGGCGGAATGGTAGCCAACAACTCGAGCGGCATGCATGCGGTCAAGTACGGCGCCACCAAGGACTATGTGCAGCAACTGGAGGTCGTTCTGCCCGACGGCGAGATCATCCGCTGCGGCCGACCGGTACTCAAGTCGGCCAGCGGCTATGATCTCTGCCGCCTGATCATTGGCTCTGAGGGCACTCTCGGAGTGGTCACCGAGATCACGCTGCGCCTGCGCATCCGCCCCGAGGCCGTTGCCGCGGTGGCTGTGTTCCCGACGATGGAGGCGGCAGCAGAGGCCATCTACCGCATCAATCGCTACGGCCCGATGCCTGCGGCGCTGGAGCTGATGGACCCGACCATCATCGAGATCGTCAATGCCTGGACCCACTCCTCGCTGGTCGCCGCGCCCACGCTGGTGATAGAGTTCCATGGAGTGCCGGCCGGAATCGAGCAAGAGCTGGAGCTGAGCGAAGAGACCTGCCGCGACGCCGGGTGCACCTCGTTTGAGCGCGGCATTGCCATCGCCGAGCGCGAAAAGCTGTGGCACGCCCGCAAACAGGCCCACGAGGCAGTGAAGCAGCTCAACGCCGGCTGCCGAACCGAGATCGGCGACATCGTGGTGCCCATCTCGCGCTATACCGAGGCGGTGGCTCAGGCTTACCGTCTGGCCAGTGAGCTGAACGTACGCATCGCCACCTTTGGCCACGCCGGAGACGGCAACCTGCACGTGGAGATGTTGTCTGGCCTGAACGACCGCCAGGAACTCGAGCGGGCTCACGAGTTCAACCGGCGCCTGGTCACCTGGGTGCTCAGCGTGGGTGGAACCTGCACAGGCGAACATGGTGTTGGCATTGGCAAGCGCGAGTTTATGCAGGCCGAGCACGGCGCCAGCCTGGCACTGATGAAGCGCATCAAGGGCCTGCTCGATCCGAATGGGATCATGAATCCAGGCAAGCTCTTTCCCGATCCCTAG
- the rnz gene encoding Ribonuclease Z — protein MATLTILGSGAAVPTIGHDNTYLVIEGEVSTILVDCGGSPLVKLQLAGVDPTHLGYLVLTHRHPDHLYGYPSLVLGLWLLDCAAPLTVTGEPDAVAGARTLLDVFEPERRWPGFKPPVYQPVQCRRETVVLDLPDLLITGAPTRHMVPSIGLRLLNKETGIAVVYSSDTGPSEELLRLARSARILIHEASGEMEGHSSAAQAGRAASLSGVERLLLIHYPAHLHNLNDLVAQARREFGGPVELARDMGTVEF, from the coding sequence ATGGCTACTCTGACCATCCTTGGTTCCGGTGCCGCAGTCCCGACAATCGGCCACGATAACACCTATCTGGTGATTGAAGGCGAGGTATCGACCATCCTGGTCGACTGCGGTGGTAGTCCGCTGGTCAAGTTGCAACTGGCCGGCGTTGACCCGACCCATCTGGGCTATCTGGTGCTGACTCACCGGCACCCGGATCACCTCTATGGCTACCCCAGTCTGGTGCTCGGCCTGTGGCTACTCGACTGCGCCGCGCCTCTGACGGTCACCGGTGAGCCAGATGCGGTTGCCGGCGCCAGGACGCTGCTCGATGTTTTCGAGCCGGAGCGCAGATGGCCTGGCTTCAAACCACCGGTCTACCAGCCGGTGCAGTGCCGCCGAGAGACGGTGGTGCTGGACCTGCCTGACCTGCTCATCACCGGAGCCCCGACGCGACACATGGTGCCCAGCATTGGCCTGCGCCTGCTGAACAAGGAGACAGGAATCGCAGTGGTCTACTCCTCGGATACTGGACCAAGCGAGGAGCTGTTGCGTCTCGCTCGGAGCGCACGAATCCTCATCCACGAGGCGTCGGGGGAGATGGAAGGCCATTCGAGCGCCGCCCAGGCCGGCCGCGCCGCGAGCCTGTCGGGAGTGGAGCGGCTGCTCCTCATCCATTACCCGGCGCATCTCCACAACTTGAATGACCTGGTAGCCCAGGCACGCCGCGAATTCGGCGGGCCGGTCGAGCTGGCTCGCGATATGGGCACAGTCGAGTTCTGA
- the pgsA1 gene encoding CDP-diacylglycerol--inositol 3-phosphatidyltransferase: MLSEKLRAWTNPFRSALARIIGRWGISPNAVTLFGYALHLPVMWAVAVGRFTVGGILLALAGAFDALDGSVAREMGLVTQFGAFLDSVIDRFSEATVLLGLLLYYVQRGDRIEPILIYVAVVGSIMVSYTRARAEGLGVECKEGLFTRFERVILLVVGLVVGVMRPVLWVLAILTVFTAIQRIYSVWRKTLS, from the coding sequence ATGTTGAGTGAAAAGCTACGCGCCTGGACCAATCCTTTCCGCAGTGCTCTCGCAAGGATCATCGGGCGCTGGGGAATCTCGCCAAACGCCGTGACCTTGTTTGGTTACGCACTGCACCTGCCGGTGATGTGGGCCGTGGCCGTTGGCCGATTCACCGTCGGCGGGATTCTGCTGGCACTCGCCGGTGCCTTCGACGCACTCGATGGCTCCGTTGCCCGCGAAATGGGCCTGGTCACCCAGTTCGGCGCCTTCCTGGATTCGGTCATCGACCGCTTTTCCGAGGCAACGGTGCTGCTGGGGCTGCTGCTGTACTATGTCCAGCGCGGCGACCGCATTGAGCCGATTCTCATCTATGTTGCGGTAGTGGGCTCGATCATGGTCAGCTATACCAGAGCCAGAGCCGAAGGCCTCGGCGTGGAATGCAAGGAAGGCCTCTTCACTCGCTTTGAACGGGTTATCCTGCTGGTGGTCGGTCTGGTGGTTGGTGTGATGCGCCCCGTGCTGTGGGTGCTGGCCATCCTCACTGTCTTTACCGCCATCCAGAGGATCTACTCTGTCTGGCGCAAGACCCTTAGCTAG
- the pimA_1 gene encoding GDP-mannose-dependent alpha-(1-2)-phosphatidylinositol mannosyltransferase, translated as MKIALVTPYQYPYPGGVTEHVSHLDHCFREWGHEVKIIAPCPEDATDIPDNVIRMGSHITPIGFGGSISRITLSPRIYRPVKKLLKAENFDIIHLHEPLMPALPLFVLRHSKTINVGTFHAYRETPHWGLETLRPVFDPFFDKLHAKICVSHAAWDQISRYYPDDYAIIPNGIDVQEFTNPGVLPIEKYVDGRPNILFMGRMEKRKGFRYLMRAFPYIVEAVPDARLIVAGAFEKEDKEPFVRYARMHGLSSVKFVGRVSEEELPRYYKTCDVFCAPSTGFESFGIVLLEAMAAGKPIVASNIRGYRSVMEDGQEGLLVEPENEHAIADAIIRLLQNPTLCQEMGQRGQRKAMRYDWPLVARQVLDVYEELIKLKAEGNLDVE; from the coding sequence ATGAAGATCGCGCTGGTGACCCCCTACCAGTATCCCTATCCCGGGGGCGTCACGGAGCATGTCTCGCACCTCGACCACTGCTTCCGCGAGTGGGGTCATGAGGTCAAGATCATTGCCCCCTGTCCGGAGGACGCCACCGACATTCCCGACAACGTCATCCGTATGGGCAGCCACATCACGCCCATCGGGTTTGGCGGTTCCATCTCGCGCATTACGCTTTCGCCGCGCATCTACCGACCGGTGAAAAAGCTGCTCAAGGCGGAGAACTTTGACATCATCCACCTGCACGAGCCGCTGATGCCAGCTTTGCCTCTCTTTGTGCTGCGTCATTCCAAGACGATCAACGTGGGCACCTTCCACGCCTACCGGGAGACGCCCCACTGGGGACTGGAGACTCTCCGCCCGGTTTTCGATCCTTTCTTTGACAAACTGCACGCCAAGATCTGTGTCTCGCACGCCGCCTGGGATCAGATCAGCCGGTACTACCCGGACGACTATGCCATCATCCCCAATGGCATTGATGTCCAGGAATTCACCAACCCCGGTGTGCTGCCTATTGAGAAGTACGTGGACGGACGGCCCAACATCCTCTTTATGGGTCGAATGGAAAAGCGCAAAGGCTTTCGCTATCTCATGCGCGCCTTTCCGTACATCGTGGAAGCGGTGCCCGACGCACGGCTCATAGTGGCCGGGGCCTTTGAGAAAGAGGACAAGGAACCGTTCGTACGCTATGCCCGCATGCACGGTCTGAGCAGTGTGAAATTCGTGGGGCGGGTCTCGGAAGAGGAACTGCCTCGCTACTACAAGACCTGCGATGTGTTCTGCGCCCCCAGCACCGGATTCGAGAGCTTTGGCATCGTCTTGCTCGAGGCCATGGCGGCAGGCAAGCCCATCGTGGCCTCGAACATTCGCGGCTACCGCAGCGTCATGGAGGATGGGCAAGAAGGCCTGCTGGTAGAGCCCGAGAATGAGCACGCTATCGCCGACGCCATCATCCGCCTGCTGCAAAACCCCACACTGTGCCAGGAAATGGGTCAGCGCGGGCAGCGCAAGGCAATGCGTTATGACTGGCCACTGGTGGCCCGTCAGGTGCTGGACGTCTACGAGGAACTGATCAAACTGAAAGCCGAGGGCAACCTGGATGTTGAGTGA